In Xiphophorus maculatus strain JP 163 A chromosome 15, X_maculatus-5.0-male, whole genome shotgun sequence, the following are encoded in one genomic region:
- the LOC111611367 gene encoding collagen alpha-1(XII) chain-like isoform X4, which translates to MDFYKVAFLLGAFICTGLRADQPHNAVGLTQFSTYSKTELDLNSHNNNQTLLQAIDAIQHMKGLTNTGRGLDHVLKHNFQPGAGMRPDSKKKVVLITDGESTDKTEIPAQNLKDSGIEIYVIGVGSHVHSQHVINQLRTIASEDTENHLYLFSTYQSFYDAAINISRNLCHDATNLEKQGLQADQTNSTGFTGAHRLV; encoded by the exons ATGGACTTCTACAAGGTAGCATTTCTGCTGGGAGCCTTCATCTGTACTG GGCTACGAGCTGACCAGCCGCACAACGCTGTAG GTTTGACTCAGTTCAGTACCTACAGTAAAACCGAGTTGGACCTGAACAGCCACAATAACAATCAGACTCTGCTGCAGGCCATTGATGCAATTCAACACATGAAAGGACTCACAAATACGG GAAGAGGTCTGGATCACGTCCTGAAACACAACTTTCAGCCCGGTGCAGGGATGCGTCCAGACTCAAAAAAGAAAGTCGTTCTGATCACTGATGGAGAGTCTACGGACAAGACAGAAATTCCTGCACAGAATCTGAAAGACAGTGGAATCGAGATCTATGTTATTG GTGTGGGCAGTCATGTTCACAGTCAGCATGTCATTAACCAACTGAGGACCATTGCTTCTGAAGACACAGAAAAtcatttatatcttttttcAACTTACCAATCATTCTATGATGCTGCCATCAATATATCCAGAAACCTCTGTCATGATGCTACCAATCTGGAAAAACAAG GGCTGCAAGCTGATCAAACCAACTCAACAG GCTTTACTGGAGCGCATAGGTTGGTTTGA
- the LOC111611367 gene encoding collagen alpha-1(XII) chain-like isoform X1, with amino-acid sequence MDFYKVAFLLGAFICTGLRADQPHNAVASLCEISKVDIVMLVDGSESISNREFCTMKAFISQVVQNLPIGPNQVQIGLTQFSTYSKTELDLNSHNNNQTLLQAIDAIQHMKGLTNTGRGLDHVLKHNFQPGAGMRPDSKKKVVLITDGESTDKTEIPAQNLKDSGIEIYVIGVGSHVHSQHVINQLRTIASEDTENHLYLFSTYQSFYDAAINISRNLCHDATNLEKQGLQADQTNSTGFTGAHRLV; translated from the exons ATGGACTTCTACAAGGTAGCATTTCTGCTGGGAGCCTTCATCTGTACTG GGCTACGAGCTGACCAGCCGCACAACGCTGTAG catctCTGTGTGAAATATCCAAAGTTGACATTGTGATGCTAGTGGACGGTTCTGAGAGTATTTCCAACAGAGAATTTTGTACAATGAAAGCATTTATATCCCAGGTAGTTCAGAACCTCCCCATTGGTCCCAACCAAGTACAAATAG GTTTGACTCAGTTCAGTACCTACAGTAAAACCGAGTTGGACCTGAACAGCCACAATAACAATCAGACTCTGCTGCAGGCCATTGATGCAATTCAACACATGAAAGGACTCACAAATACGG GAAGAGGTCTGGATCACGTCCTGAAACACAACTTTCAGCCCGGTGCAGGGATGCGTCCAGACTCAAAAAAGAAAGTCGTTCTGATCACTGATGGAGAGTCTACGGACAAGACAGAAATTCCTGCACAGAATCTGAAAGACAGTGGAATCGAGATCTATGTTATTG GTGTGGGCAGTCATGTTCACAGTCAGCATGTCATTAACCAACTGAGGACCATTGCTTCTGAAGACACAGAAAAtcatttatatcttttttcAACTTACCAATCATTCTATGATGCTGCCATCAATATATCCAGAAACCTCTGTCATGATGCTACCAATCTGGAAAAACAAG GGCTGCAAGCTGATCAAACCAACTCAACAG GCTTTACTGGAGCGCATAGGTTGGTTTGA
- the LOC111611367 gene encoding collagen alpha-1(XII) chain-like isoform X2 gives MDFYKVAFLLGAFICTGLRADQPHNAVASLCEISKVDIVMLVDGSESISNREFCTMKAFISQVVQNLPIGPNQVQIGLTQFSTYSKTELDLNSHNNNQTLLQAIDAIQHMKGLTNTGRGLDHVLKHNFQPGAGMRPDSKKKVVLITDGESTDKTEIPAQNLKDSGIEIYVIGVGSHVHSQHVINQLRTIASEDTENHLYLFSTYQSFYDAAINISRNLCHDATNLEKQGLQADQTNSTGFPNDD, from the exons ATGGACTTCTACAAGGTAGCATTTCTGCTGGGAGCCTTCATCTGTACTG GGCTACGAGCTGACCAGCCGCACAACGCTGTAG catctCTGTGTGAAATATCCAAAGTTGACATTGTGATGCTAGTGGACGGTTCTGAGAGTATTTCCAACAGAGAATTTTGTACAATGAAAGCATTTATATCCCAGGTAGTTCAGAACCTCCCCATTGGTCCCAACCAAGTACAAATAG GTTTGACTCAGTTCAGTACCTACAGTAAAACCGAGTTGGACCTGAACAGCCACAATAACAATCAGACTCTGCTGCAGGCCATTGATGCAATTCAACACATGAAAGGACTCACAAATACGG GAAGAGGTCTGGATCACGTCCTGAAACACAACTTTCAGCCCGGTGCAGGGATGCGTCCAGACTCAAAAAAGAAAGTCGTTCTGATCACTGATGGAGAGTCTACGGACAAGACAGAAATTCCTGCACAGAATCTGAAAGACAGTGGAATCGAGATCTATGTTATTG GTGTGGGCAGTCATGTTCACAGTCAGCATGTCATTAACCAACTGAGGACCATTGCTTCTGAAGACACAGAAAAtcatttatatcttttttcAACTTACCAATCATTCTATGATGCTGCCATCAATATATCCAGAAACCTCTGTCATGATGCTACCAATCTGGAAAAACAAG GGCTGCAAGCTGATCAAACCAACTCAACAG GTTTCCCTAATGACGATTGA
- the LOC111611367 gene encoding collagen alpha-1(XII) chain-like isoform X3 gives MLVDGSESISNREFCTMKAFISQVVQNLPIGPNQVQIGLTQFSTYSKTELDLNSHNNNQTLLQAIDAIQHMKGLTNTGRGLDHVLKHNFQPGAGMRPDSKKKVVLITDGESTDKTEIPAQNLKDSGIEIYVIGVGSHVHSQHVINQLRTIASEDTENHLYLFSTYQSFYDAAINISRNLCHDATNLEKQGLQADQTNSTGFTGAHRLV, from the exons ATGCTAGTGGACGGTTCTGAGAGTATTTCCAACAGAGAATTTTGTACAATGAAAGCATTTATATCCCAGGTAGTTCAGAACCTCCCCATTGGTCCCAACCAAGTACAAATAG GTTTGACTCAGTTCAGTACCTACAGTAAAACCGAGTTGGACCTGAACAGCCACAATAACAATCAGACTCTGCTGCAGGCCATTGATGCAATTCAACACATGAAAGGACTCACAAATACGG GAAGAGGTCTGGATCACGTCCTGAAACACAACTTTCAGCCCGGTGCAGGGATGCGTCCAGACTCAAAAAAGAAAGTCGTTCTGATCACTGATGGAGAGTCTACGGACAAGACAGAAATTCCTGCACAGAATCTGAAAGACAGTGGAATCGAGATCTATGTTATTG GTGTGGGCAGTCATGTTCACAGTCAGCATGTCATTAACCAACTGAGGACCATTGCTTCTGAAGACACAGAAAAtcatttatatcttttttcAACTTACCAATCATTCTATGATGCTGCCATCAATATATCCAGAAACCTCTGTCATGATGCTACCAATCTGGAAAAACAAG GGCTGCAAGCTGATCAAACCAACTCAACAG GCTTTACTGGAGCGCATAGGTTGGTTTGA
- the LOC102220543 gene encoding solute carrier family 22 member 2-like: MATFDDLLEEAGSFGRCQKRIFAMLCFLSLPFSGVYVGIVFQGFTPDHWCRDSALVEKREACGWSLEKSRSLTAPLLNVSGVLQHSSCDQHEVDWNNTELSCDPEGLDFSGVAVTPCKEGWEYHYEGRKSFVTEFNLVCSDGWLVDMYQSTLNMGFLLGSFAFGYFADRFGRMKSFLMSNVINVVAGIGLAVVPNYIVILVLRAISGFSVKGGWMAIYVLLTELVGVKYRRTVGILYQMFFSIGLLILPLLAYFITDWRWLQVAFTAPYALYFAYYRFIPESPRWLISQNNSSKALEITEAIAKENRKKLSSHFEILTGDDVASTSASLLDLIRTPNMRKHTFILMFNWFTSAVVYQGLIMRVGITGGNVYIDFLISSLVEFPAAFLILLTIERIGRRLPFASANIVAGISCFVTAFIPDSMFWLKTIVSCIGRLGITMAFEMVVFVNTELYPTCVRNLGVSVCSTLCDIGGIVSPFLLYRLASIWLELPLIIFGVVALVAGGLVLLLPETRGVALPDTIQDVEFPDRKKGKQEENQEVKQVLKTNEVA, from the exons ATGGCGACCTTTGACGACCTCCTGGAGGAGGCCGGCTCTTTCGGCCGCTGCCAGAAGCGGATCTTCGCCATGCTCTGCTTCTTGTCGTTGCCTTTCTCCGGCGTCTACGTTGGGATCGTCTTCCAGGGCTTCACGCCGGATCACTGGTGCCGGGACTCTGCGCTGGTGGAGAAGAGGGAGGCCTGCGGATGGAGCCTGGAGAAGAGTCGCAGCCTGACGGCGCCGCTGCTCAACGTCTCAGGAGTCCTGCAGCACAGCAGCTGCGATCAGCATGAGGTGGACTGGAACAACACAGAACTCAGCTGTGACCCAGAAGGACTGGACTTTAGCGGAGTGGCTGTTACACCATGCAAG gAAGGCTGGGAATATCATTATGAAGGCAGGAAGTCATTTGTCACCGAG ttcaaCCTGGTGTGTTCAGATGGATGGCTGGTGGATATGTACCAGTCAACTCTCAACATGGGCTTCCTCCTTGGCAGCTTTGCTTTTGGTTACTTTGCTGACAG ATTTGGAAGAATGAAGAGTTTCCTCATGTCCAACGTGATAAACGTTGTAGCAGGAATCGGTTTGGCTGTAGTACCAAACTACATCGTCATCCTGGTGCTCAGGGCCATCTCCGGCTTCAGCGTCAAAGGAGGCTGGATGGCCATATATGTGCTGC taACAGAATTAGTTGGGGTAAAGTACAGACGCACAGTCGGCATTTTGTATCAGATGTTCTTCAGTATTGGGCTCCTCATCCTCCCTCTGCTCGCCTACTTCATCACTGACTGGCGCTGGCTGCAGGTTGCCTTCACGGCACCGTATGCCCTTTATTTTGCTTACTACAG GTTTATCCCAGAGTCTCCGCGGTGGCTCATCTCTCAAAACAATTCCTCAAAAGCTCTGGAAATAACCGAGGCTATTGCCAAGGAGAACAGGAAGAAACTCTCCTCTCATTTTGAG ATATTAACTGGTGATGACGTTGCGTCCACCTCTGCCTCTTTGTTGGACTTGATCAGAACTCCCAATATGAGAAAACACACTTTCATCCTCATGTTTAACTG GTTCACCAGTGCTGTGGTTTATCAGGGCCTCATCATGCGGGTGGGGATAACGGGAGGAAACGTCTACATCGACTTCCTTATCTCCAGTCTGGTCGAGTTTCCCGCCGCGTTCCTCATCCTGTTGACGATTGAGCGGATCGGCCGTCGGCTTCCCTTTGCGTCCGCCAACATCGTAGCTGGAATCTCCTGCTTCGTCACTGCTTTCATTCCTGACA GCATGTTCTGGTTAAAGACCATAGTCTCCTGCATCGGTCGGCTGGGGATCACCATGGCCTTTGAGATGGTGGTGTTTGTTAACACTGAGCTTTACCCGACTTGTGTTAG GAACCTGGGAGTGTCGGTTTGCTCCACTCTTTGTGATATTGGAGGAATTGTTTCTCCCTTCTTGCTCTACAGACTGGCCAGCATCTGGCTTGAACTGCCTCTCATTATCTTTG GAGTTGTAGCTCTGGTAGCTGGAGGTTTGGTTCTGCTCCTGCCTGAAACCAGAGGAGTTGCTCTGCCTGATACCATCCAGGACGTTGAGTTTCCTGAtcg gaaaAAGgggaaacaagaagaaaatcagGAAGTGAAGCAAGTCTTGAAAACTAATGAAGTGGCTTAG
- the LOC102226508 gene encoding solute carrier family 22 member 2-like: MATFDDIFEEAGKFGRCQKRVFALLCMVSMPWAGVYVGIVFQGFTPDHWCRDSAAVQRREACGWSREESRRLTAPLLNITGVLQRSSCLRYEVDWNVTENSCDPRETDRSETPTAGCTQGWEYDYDGRKSFVTEFDLVCSDGWLVDLYQATLNVGFLIGSIAIGYLADRFGRKVSFLMSNVLNGIAGILVAVAPNYISLLVFRTLYGFGVKGGWVAGYVLITEIVGVEFRRTVGVIYQMFFSVGILILPLLAYFITDWRWLQVVITVPYILFLSYYWFIPESPRWLLSQNRKSKAVKITKDMAKENRKTLSKMIETLSDDNADSSTASFMDLIRTPKMRKHTIILSFNWFTSAVVYQGLIMRLGILGGNVYIDFLISGLVEFPAAFLILFTIERIGRRLPFATANIVAGASCFITAFIPDSMFWFKTVVACVGRLGITMTFEMVVFVNTELYPTFVRNFGVSVCSTLCDVGGIVAPFLLYRLAVIWLELPLIIFGCLAFVAGGLVLLLPETRGVPLPDTIDHIEFPERVKEKMMLESQQVANLLPNSNVSSCKEPAVV, translated from the exons ATGGCCACTTTTGACGACATCTTTGAGGAAGCGGGGAAGTTCGGGCGCTGCCAGAAGCGGGTCTTCGCCCTGCTGTGCATGGTGTCCATGCCGTGGGCCGGCGTGTACGTGGGCATCGTGTTCCAGGGCTTCACGCCGGATCACTGGTGCCGGGACTCGGCGGCGGTGCAGCGGAGGGAGGCCTGCGGATGGAGCCGGGAGGAGAGTCGCAGGCTGACGGCGCCGCTGCTCAACATCACCGGGGTTCTGCAGCGCAGCAGCTGTTTGCGCTACGAAGTGGACTGGAATGTGACGGAAAACAGCTGCGATCCACGGGAGACGGACCGGAGCGAAACCCCCACGGCCGGCTGCACCCAGGGCTGGGAGTACGACTATGACGGGAGGAAGTCCTTCGTCACCGAG TTTGACCTAGTGTGTTCAGACGGGTGGCTGGTGGATCTGTACCAGGCCACGCTGAACGTTGGCTTCCTGATCGGCAGCATCGCCATCGGTTACCTGGCCGACAG gTTTGGGAGGAAAGTGAGCTTCCTCATGTCCAACGTGCTGAACGGGATCGCCGGCATCCTGGTGGCCGTGGCTCCCAATTACATTTCTTTACTGGTTTTCAGGACTCTGTACGGGTTCGGAGTGAAAGGAGGATGGGTGGCGGGATACGTACTCa TCACAGAGATCGTTGGGGTGGAGTTCAGACGGACGGTGGGAGTTATTTACCAGATGTTCTTCAGCGTTGGCATCCTCATCCTCCCTTTGCTCGCCTACTTCATCACGGACTGGCGCTGGCTGCAGGTCGTCATCACCGTCCCCTACATCCTCTTCCTGTCCTACTACTG GTTCATCCCTGAATCTCCAAGATGGCTGCTGTCTCAGAACAGGAAGTCCAAAGCTGTGAAGATCACCAAAGACATGGcgaaggaaaacagaaagactCTGTCCAAGATGATCGAG aCGCTGTCGGATGATAACGCTGATTCCTCCACCGCCTCCTTTATGGACCTGATCAGAActccaaaaatgagaaaacacacaattattCTCAGCTTCAACTG GTTCACCAGTGCCGTCGTCTACCAGGGTTTGATCATGCGGTTGGGAATTCTGGGAGGAAACGTCTACATCGACTTCCTGATCTCCGGGCTGGTGGAGTTCCCTGCCGCCTTCCTCATCCTCTTCACCATCGAGCGAATCGGCCGACGCCTCCCATTCGCCACCGCCAACATCGTGGCCGGCGCCTCCTGCTTCATCACAGCCTTCATCCCTGACA GTATGTTCTGGTTTAAGACTGTGGTGGCCTGCGTTGGTCGGCTGGGGATCACCATGACCTTTGAGATGGTCGTTTTCGTAAACACTGAACTCTACCCAACATTTGTCCG GAACTTCGGCGTGTCGGTTTGTTCCACTCTGTGTGACGTTGGGGGCATTGTCGCTCCTTTCCTGCTCTACAGACTGGCTGTCATCTGGCTTGAGCTCCCACTCATCATTTTTG GATGTTTGGCCTTCGTGGCTGGTGGTTTAGTTCTCCTTCTTCCAGAAACCAGAGGTGTGCCGCTGCCTGACACCATCGACCATATCGAGTTTCCTGAGAG GGTGAAGGAAAAGATGATGCTGGAGAGCCAGCAGGTGGCCAACCTGCTGCCCAACAGCAATGTGTCGTCCTGCAAAGAACCAGCAgttgtctga